The Kitasatospora sp. NBC_00374 genome has a segment encoding these proteins:
- a CDS encoding CHAP domain-containing protein, producing MKKIRTTLTVAGTALAMAVPLIATTSAPAFAASRDGACDSGEFCLYYNSDQAGSISDFTGSISDYGATQPSCYEFKSAGNGQGVCVKNNAASVWNRTEKTVRVYFNSGYGGASQDFAPGAKGNLNSTLKNNEASHQFLGSSGGGGNEGATNDFDHGTRGFAADNCTAFAAYRVASRLGVPNFSNSWGGTTWGNANTWDDAARRVGVTVDTTPTVGAIAVNDTHGDYGHVAYVNAVYSDGSFDVEEYNWNNRLAYGTRSHLRVSSAENSFQHMLHF from the coding sequence TTGAAGAAGATACGCACCACGCTCACCGTCGCCGGCACCGCACTGGCCATGGCCGTCCCCCTCATCGCCACCACCTCCGCCCCCGCCTTCGCCGCCTCCCGCGACGGAGCCTGCGACTCCGGAGAGTTCTGCCTCTACTACAACAGCGACCAGGCCGGCTCGATCTCCGACTTCACCGGCTCCATCAGCGACTACGGCGCCACCCAGCCGAGCTGCTACGAATTCAAGAGCGCCGGCAACGGCCAGGGCGTCTGCGTCAAGAACAACGCCGCCTCGGTGTGGAACCGCACCGAGAAGACCGTCCGCGTCTACTTCAACAGCGGCTACGGCGGCGCCAGCCAGGACTTCGCCCCCGGCGCCAAGGGCAACCTCAACTCCACCCTGAAGAACAACGAGGCCTCCCACCAGTTCCTCGGCAGCAGCGGCGGCGGTGGCAACGAGGGCGCCACCAACGACTTCGACCACGGCACCCGCGGCTTCGCCGCCGACAACTGCACCGCCTTCGCGGCATACCGCGTCGCCAGCCGTCTCGGCGTCCCGAACTTCAGCAACTCCTGGGGCGGCACCACCTGGGGCAACGCCAACACCTGGGACGACGCCGCCCGCCGCGTCGGCGTCACCGTCGACACCACCCCCACCGTCGGTGCCATCGCCGTCAACGACACCCACGGGGACTATGGCCACGTCGCCTACGTCAACGCGGTCTACTCCGACGGCTCCTTCGACGTCGAGGAGTACAACTGGAACAACCGCCTCGCCTACGGCACCCGCAGCCACCTCCGTGTCAGCAGCGCGGAGAACTC
- a CDS encoding peptidoglycan-binding protein yields the protein MASATKTRTTATRLLTAVAVLSGLVLSAAQAHAATPPSHTEVPSATAAALPVVDMEATVLAAQIDPRRPDSTLTPGAKDSVLAVERALQARNLLDARWVDGYFGTTTITAYAAFQRSLGYTGLDANGLPGSSSLTALGQGRFTLTHQIAAGARVQRDGYTVDTRTQKMLTEAERLLGFHLTLDQGSYNPGGDPTSAGTHDGGGVVDVNVDGMSSSTRTAVARALRQVGFAAWVRNPSQGDWPWHIHAAAISDTDLATQAQNQVGDYYLGLNGLANHAADDGPRIPIQTWEEYQRTH from the coding sequence ATGGCATCCGCCACCAAGACCCGCACCACCGCGACCCGACTGCTCACGGCCGTCGCCGTCCTGAGCGGCCTGGTGCTGAGCGCCGCACAGGCCCACGCGGCAACCCCGCCGTCCCACACCGAGGTGCCGTCGGCCACCGCCGCCGCGCTGCCGGTGGTGGACATGGAAGCCACCGTCCTGGCTGCCCAGATCGATCCCCGACGCCCCGACAGCACGCTGACCCCGGGGGCCAAGGACTCGGTCCTGGCCGTCGAGCGGGCCCTGCAGGCCCGTAACCTCCTCGACGCCCGCTGGGTGGACGGGTACTTCGGCACCACCACCATCACCGCCTACGCCGCCTTCCAGCGCTCCCTCGGCTACACCGGCCTGGACGCCAACGGACTGCCCGGCTCCTCCTCGCTCACCGCACTCGGGCAGGGCCGATTCACCCTCACCCACCAGATCGCAGCGGGCGCGCGCGTGCAACGCGACGGATACACCGTCGACACCCGCACCCAGAAGATGCTCACCGAAGCCGAACGCCTCCTGGGCTTCCACCTCACCCTGGACCAGGGCTCCTACAACCCCGGCGGCGACCCCACCTCCGCGGGCACCCACGACGGCGGTGGCGTCGTGGACGTCAACGTCGACGGTATGTCCAGCAGCACCCGCACCGCCGTCGCCCGGGCACTGCGCCAGGTCGGATTCGCCGCCTGGGTCCGCAACCCCAGCCAGGGCGACTGGCCGTGGCACATCCACGCCGCAGCGATCAGCGACACCGATCTGGCCACCCAGGCCCAGAACCAGGTCGGTGACTACTACCTCGGCCTCAACGGACTGGCCAACCACGCCGCCGACGACGGCCCCCGCATCCCCATCCAGACCTGGGAGGAGTACCAGCGCACCCACTGA